Proteins co-encoded in one Acidithiobacillus caldus ATCC 51756 genomic window:
- the rfaE2 gene encoding D-glycero-beta-D-manno-heptose 1-phosphate adenylyltransferase, translating into MTRSIWQEHLHEHRASLAQLDGLEVPLDSALSRLLATLRHGGKVLACGNGGSSGDAQHLASELVNRFEGDRQALPAVALSTDSSVLTAIANDDHYDRVFARQVEALGAHGDCLVAFTTSGNSANILAAVAAAQRQGLWILAFTGRDGGRLGQLLGPGDLELRVPHQRTARIQEIHLLLIHALCAGIDAALAEPTGGESVATDKIQLDWQNLRTMCRHRRPLVFTNGVFDILHRGHVQVLEEARAQGGCLVVGVNDDASVRRLGKGPDRPINPLEDRMAVLAGLAAVDFVTAFAQDTPAGLIETLEPDILVKGGDWPREAIVGADFVLRRGGRVLSIPFRHESSTTALLRRIRETAP; encoded by the coding sequence ATGACGAGATCAATCTGGCAGGAGCACCTGCACGAACACCGGGCAAGTCTCGCCCAGCTCGACGGCCTGGAGGTACCGCTGGACAGCGCTCTGAGCCGCCTTCTGGCGACCCTGCGCCACGGCGGGAAGGTGCTGGCTTGCGGCAACGGCGGCTCATCGGGCGATGCCCAGCACCTCGCCTCGGAACTCGTCAACCGCTTTGAGGGGGACCGGCAGGCTCTGCCGGCCGTTGCCCTCAGCACCGATAGCAGCGTGCTGACGGCCATTGCCAACGACGATCACTACGACCGGGTGTTCGCGCGCCAGGTGGAGGCACTGGGGGCCCACGGCGACTGCCTGGTGGCCTTCACCACCTCCGGCAATTCCGCCAACATCCTCGCCGCGGTCGCCGCGGCCCAGCGCCAGGGCCTGTGGATACTGGCCTTCACCGGTCGCGACGGCGGACGGCTGGGACAGTTGCTGGGTCCAGGGGATCTGGAGCTGCGCGTGCCGCACCAGCGCACCGCGCGTATCCAGGAAATCCATCTGCTGCTCATTCACGCGCTCTGCGCGGGCATCGATGCGGCCCTGGCCGAGCCCACGGGCGGGGAAAGTGTGGCGACGGACAAAATTCAGCTCGACTGGCAAAACCTGCGGACGATGTGTCGCCACCGCCGGCCACTGGTCTTCACCAACGGCGTCTTCGATATCCTCCACCGCGGGCACGTGCAGGTGCTGGAGGAGGCGCGCGCCCAAGGCGGCTGTCTGGTGGTGGGCGTCAACGACGACGCCTCGGTGCGGCGTCTGGGCAAGGGCCCAGACCGACCCATCAATCCCTTGGAAGATCGCATGGCGGTCCTCGCTGGCCTCGCGGCGGTGGATTTCGTCACGGCTTTCGCGCAAGACACCCCCGCTGGGCTCATAGAAACCCTGGAACCCGACATTCTGGTCAAGGGTGGTGACTGGCCACGGGAGGCCATCGTCGGCGCGGACTTTGTCCTGCGGCGGGGCGGACGCGTCCTGAGCATTCCCTTTCGCCATGAGAGCAGCACCACCGCTCTACTGCGCCGAATACGGGAGACTGCACCGTGA
- the cpaB gene encoding Flp pilus assembly protein CpaB: protein MATPLPPEFEPGTVQKKPARAIGGWLILAVAILAGLGATYLAVHTLRSREEAALAELRASQKNSTIKAVVPVQDIAPGTILDLSMVAARSIPADTAPSDVITPETFDQYAGHRVNVPLLQGRPILASYLSGRRTLADIVDPDKLAMTFTVDNVSTLDGLLQPGDHVDVLWFYAGGGADGQAAGDGSRSRRVSLPGMEDGAEGAFGAGPGGIPDGLSLVDAERRGGPLIFRAGPSEAESRLPKETVRYLEHDLKIIATGTRTVADDSAANINNDPAQRGQPVQFNTVTVALSPEQIQKLVMAKRVGELQLVLRSHDSKVVTPAKVYTVRDVLGIRSRPGGPLYAADAIEYIVGGTSQNGQLTPRLDVRNLRRVAEGPLPGRRGGFPPQARLDSGGNQQRPVPVDQLLPSVNPSYPPALRP from the coding sequence GTGGCCACCCCATTGCCCCCGGAGTTTGAACCCGGAACCGTTCAGAAAAAGCCCGCCCGCGCCATTGGCGGCTGGTTGATACTGGCCGTCGCCATTCTGGCCGGTCTGGGCGCCACCTACCTTGCGGTGCACACCCTGCGTTCGCGCGAAGAGGCCGCCCTGGCCGAACTGCGCGCATCCCAAAAGAACAGCACCATAAAAGCCGTCGTTCCCGTGCAGGATATCGCGCCGGGAACCATTCTGGACCTCAGTATGGTGGCCGCCCGGTCCATTCCCGCCGACACGGCGCCCAGCGACGTCATCACCCCCGAGACCTTCGACCAGTACGCTGGGCACCGGGTGAACGTCCCCCTGCTGCAGGGCCGTCCGATCCTGGCTTCCTACCTGAGCGGACGGCGTACCCTGGCCGATATCGTTGACCCAGACAAGTTGGCCATGACGTTTACGGTGGACAACGTCAGCACGCTGGACGGCTTGCTGCAGCCCGGCGATCACGTGGATGTGCTCTGGTTCTATGCCGGTGGGGGTGCTGACGGGCAGGCGGCGGGGGATGGGTCCAGATCCCGCCGTGTTTCACTGCCGGGCATGGAGGACGGTGCGGAGGGTGCGTTTGGCGCAGGCCCGGGCGGTATACCCGATGGTCTCTCGCTTGTGGATGCGGAGCGGCGAGGTGGTCCCCTCATTTTTCGGGCGGGTCCCAGTGAAGCAGAGAGCCGGCTGCCCAAGGAAACGGTTCGCTACCTGGAACACGATCTCAAGATCATCGCCACCGGTACACGCACCGTAGCGGACGACTCGGCGGCCAACATCAACAACGATCCGGCCCAGCGCGGTCAACCGGTGCAGTTCAACACCGTTACCGTGGCGCTGAGCCCGGAGCAGATTCAAAAGCTGGTCATGGCCAAGCGTGTGGGTGAGCTGCAGCTCGTTCTCCGTAGCCACGATTCCAAGGTGGTCACTCCCGCCAAGGTCTATACCGTGCGCGACGTTCTCGGCATTCGTTCCCGTCCGGGGGGCCCGCTCTACGCCGCCGATGCCATCGAGTACATCGTTGGCGGCACCAGCCAGAACGGCCAGCTCACCCCGCGCCTCGATGTGCGCAATCTGCGCCGCGTTGCCGAGGGGCCCCTGCCGGGCCGCCGCGGTGGATTCCCGCCGCAAGCGCGTCTCGATTCGGGGGGGAACCAGCAGCGGCCCGTACCCGTGGATCAGTTGCTGCCTAGCGTCAATCCGTCCTATCCGCCCGCACTGCGGCCGTAG
- a CDS encoding pilus assembly FimT family protein, with protein sequence MKQKFVAVRKSVREAGQGMTEYLIVVALIAISAIAVFSFFGQTMRHQVAGIAAELAGEDSAQNVSNAKGTASSANSKGTQPKNMGDYSSAKILNGK encoded by the coding sequence ATGAAGCAGAAGTTTGTTGCGGTTCGTAAGTCGGTTCGCGAGGCTGGTCAGGGCATGACCGAGTACCTCATCGTCGTGGCTCTGATCGCCATCAGCGCCATCGCCGTGTTCTCTTTCTTCGGTCAGACCATGCGCCACCAGGTGGCGGGTATCGCCGCGGAGTTGGCGGGTGAGGATTCCGCTCAGAACGTTAGTAACGCCAAGGGCACGGCCAGTAGCGCCAACAGCAAAGGCACCCAGCCCAAGAACATGGGCGACTACAGTTCCGCCAAAATCCTGAACGGCAAATAA
- a CDS encoding Flp family type IVb pilin has protein sequence MFIGFMDKSRKERGQGMTEYLIVVALIAISAIAVFSNFGRTMRNQVAGLAHELVGTDSTKYGVKYAQKDAGYANDAASKQKTMGDYSSTNILSKQK, from the coding sequence GTGTTTATTGGCTTTATGGATAAGTCCCGCAAGGAGCGGGGCCAGGGTATGACGGAGTATCTCATCGTGGTAGCGCTCATCGCCATCAGCGCCATTGCCGTGTTCTCCAATTTTGGTCGGACCATGCGCAACCAGGTGGCTGGTTTGGCCCACGAGCTCGTGGGTACGGACTCCACCAAATACGGCGTGAAGTATGCGCAGAAAGACGCCGGTTACGCCAACGATGCGGCGAGTAAGCAAAAGACCATGGGCGATTACTCGTCCACCAACATTTTGTCCAAGCAGAAGTGA
- the rsmI gene encoding 16S rRNA (cytidine(1402)-2'-O)-methyltransferase, whose product MSTDAAHAGGAGELYVVATPIGNLDDLSPRAAATLARVDRILVEDRRHAQRLLQHLGIRPPTVALHEHNERELLPRILQELREGARLALISDAGMPLISDPGFPLLAALRQESVRVTVIPGPSAVTAALALSGLPSDRFCFEGFLPAKAGPRRRALEQLKTEARSIVFYEAPHRILDALADLCALFGPQRAAALCRELTKVHEECLRADLGTLLRTLQETPEKQRGEMTLVVAGAPASTPEEAQVQALLRPLLAELPLTQAVRLAEAQSGLPHRLLYQSALALTLQASPDYIAALSPGSSVGRAED is encoded by the coding sequence GTGAGCACTGACGCCGCCCACGCCGGTGGCGCCGGCGAACTCTACGTGGTGGCCACACCCATCGGCAATCTCGACGACCTCTCGCCCCGTGCCGCCGCTACCCTGGCGCGGGTGGATCGTATCCTCGTGGAAGATCGCCGCCACGCCCAGCGCCTCCTGCAACACCTGGGTATCCGCCCGCCCACCGTCGCCCTGCACGAACACAACGAGCGCGAACTGCTGCCCAGGATCCTCCAGGAACTGCGCGAGGGCGCCCGGCTGGCCCTGATCTCCGATGCCGGCATGCCCCTCATCTCGGACCCGGGCTTTCCGCTGCTGGCGGCATTGCGACAAGAGTCGGTGCGGGTGACGGTGATTCCCGGGCCGTCCGCCGTCACCGCCGCCTTGGCCTTGTCCGGATTGCCCAGCGACCGTTTTTGTTTCGAGGGCTTCCTCCCGGCCAAGGCGGGCCCGCGCCGCCGCGCCCTGGAGCAACTGAAAACGGAAGCGCGCAGCATCGTTTTTTACGAAGCGCCCCACCGCATCCTGGATGCCCTGGCGGACCTGTGCGCGCTCTTTGGACCACAACGCGCCGCTGCCCTGTGCCGGGAGCTCACCAAGGTGCACGAAGAGTGCCTGCGCGCCGACCTCGGCACTCTGCTGCGTACCCTGCAGGAAACCCCGGAAAAACAGCGGGGTGAAATGACCTTGGTCGTGGCGGGCGCACCGGCCAGCACGCCCGAGGAGGCGCAGGTGCAGGCGCTGCTGCGGCCACTACTGGCCGAACTGCCCCTCACCCAGGCGGTGCGTCTGGCCGAGGCCCAGAGCGGACTGCCCCACCGCCTGCTCTATCAAAGCGCCTTGGCCTTGACTTTGCAGGCCTCTCCCGATTACATTGCGGCCCTTAGCCCAGGTAGCTCAGTCGGTAGAGCAGAGGACTGA
- a CDS encoding penicillin-binding protein activator translates to MNGPSLRATGLRIFLALLAALGLGACASMPQSANKPREAPAPATVAPVQSSAPEALAAQAQRLQQQGHDLAAAKAFIQAAGETRGDAQVAYLLQASQASLAGNKPQVAVLLADEVLRLAHDPKLRGEALWVRARGLMNQGQTDQAKGNLEELLTIDSTPPQVRAEALGTLATIFRNENHDLTALNFLVQRDSLLAGPDKAENHRRIRALLDAQSSAKLKNWQGRSGNPIVQEWLAFALIARQNPDPAAREAAFAQWLQQHPGHPAIHWSASGSLPSARADARGDICALLPQSAPYAPLSQALAAGLETAAQLRAGPPIHLIATTGNPSFTSVLFQRGVQAGCVAFVGPWLEQDIRAVASVRKPSDPPVLSLGEVQGLTQSGLYQLPMGRGDAARQIAVDAYHAGYRQAAILYPQDSSGASIQADFLTRWKQEKGSVLGVASFIPGRGSLNGAVQQALAGVSGQDSMVFLVAGKGDLAASVAAIRAVNANIPIFVVASDAGDGLPSLPDARGPIYSLETPWAMHSEPLDSKARSLLHQELPQASPAQWQLAGVGLDAYALTQAILAQETTDPVDGVTGRLHFGPHGNIHRAMHWVQIGPGGVQGLAQLPAAGS, encoded by the coding sequence ATGAACGGACCGTCCTTGCGCGCAACGGGATTGCGCATTTTCTTGGCTCTGCTGGCGGCACTGGGACTCGGTGCCTGCGCCAGTATGCCACAATCTGCCAACAAGCCGAGGGAGGCGCCTGCCCCGGCGACGGTGGCACCGGTGCAAAGCTCTGCTCCCGAAGCCCTGGCGGCCCAGGCACAACGGCTCCAACAGCAGGGCCACGACCTTGCCGCCGCCAAGGCCTTCATTCAGGCGGCGGGGGAGACCCGTGGCGATGCGCAGGTGGCCTATCTGCTGCAGGCGTCCCAAGCGTCATTGGCCGGCAACAAACCCCAGGTGGCGGTGCTTTTGGCCGACGAGGTATTGCGTCTAGCTCACGATCCAAAGCTGCGCGGCGAGGCGCTCTGGGTCCGCGCCCGCGGACTCATGAATCAGGGACAGACGGACCAGGCCAAGGGCAATCTGGAGGAGCTGCTGACCATCGACAGCACCCCGCCGCAGGTGCGCGCCGAAGCTCTGGGGACCCTGGCCACCATCTTCCGCAACGAAAATCACGACTTGACCGCCCTGAATTTCCTCGTCCAGCGCGACAGCCTGCTGGCCGGTCCGGACAAGGCGGAAAATCATCGTCGCATCCGCGCCCTGCTGGACGCCCAATCCAGCGCCAAACTGAAGAACTGGCAGGGACGCAGTGGCAATCCCATCGTCCAGGAGTGGCTGGCCTTTGCCCTCATCGCCCGGCAGAATCCGGATCCGGCGGCGCGCGAGGCGGCCTTCGCCCAGTGGCTGCAGCAGCACCCGGGGCACCCTGCCATCCACTGGTCCGCCAGCGGGAGCCTGCCCAGCGCCAGGGCCGATGCCCGCGGCGACATCTGTGCCCTGCTCCCCCAATCGGCGCCCTACGCGCCCCTGTCCCAGGCCCTGGCGGCGGGGCTGGAGACGGCGGCGCAACTGCGCGCTGGACCACCCATCCACCTCATCGCCACCACCGGCAACCCAAGCTTCACCTCGGTGCTGTTTCAGCGCGGGGTGCAGGCGGGCTGTGTGGCCTTCGTGGGACCCTGGCTGGAGCAGGATATCCGCGCCGTGGCCAGCGTCCGCAAGCCCTCGGACCCCCCGGTCCTGAGCCTCGGCGAGGTACAGGGTTTGACGCAGAGCGGCCTGTACCAGCTCCCCATGGGACGTGGCGATGCGGCACGGCAGATTGCGGTGGACGCCTACCACGCCGGTTATCGCCAGGCCGCCATCCTGTATCCGCAGGATTCCAGTGGCGCCAGCATCCAGGCGGACTTTTTGACGCGCTGGAAGCAAGAGAAAGGTTCGGTGCTTGGCGTGGCGAGCTTCATCCCCGGACGCGGCTCCCTGAATGGTGCCGTGCAACAGGCTCTGGCTGGGGTAAGTGGTCAGGACAGTATGGTTTTCCTGGTAGCGGGCAAGGGTGATCTGGCCGCCTCGGTAGCGGCCATCCGTGCCGTAAACGCCAACATCCCCATCTTTGTCGTCGCTTCCGACGCTGGCGATGGCCTGCCGAGCCTGCCCGACGCCCGAGGCCCCATCTATAGCCTGGAAACCCCCTGGGCGATGCACAGCGAGCCTCTGGACAGCAAGGCGCGGAGCCTCTTGCACCAGGAGCTCCCCCAGGCCAGCCCGGCACAGTGGCAGCTGGCCGGCGTCGGGCTCGATGCCTATGCCCTGACGCAGGCCATACTGGCGCAGGAAACGACCGATCCCGTGGATGGCGTGACGGGTCGACTGCACTTTGGTCCACACGGAAACATCCATCGCGCCATGCACTGGGTACAGATCGGTCCCGGCGGTGTGCAGGGTCTTGCCCAACTGCCTGCGGCTGGTTCCTGA
- a CDS encoding RMD1 family protein: MQPILHAIQPVRHIALKQWAEDFDMETVFDSPAHRLLRDGDTRVVLFRAGVICFFEAGPALQARVIARIQSTFQPIPEPHVEELPIRLGERDGVSRDGVVLKAWDDERLLLVALRLAQSLALELHEEAVEALLETTLNLLSEVTRSGRLPGRRGSHLRFLASTSATRTEILSRLAVLDNPDIVWETPGLELLSRELSADLELTSRFRALDEKLDAIREGLEVIVVASRHNRETILEWIIIILIALEALIMLMGKGV, translated from the coding sequence GTGCAACCCATTCTCCACGCCATCCAGCCGGTGCGTCACATCGCCCTCAAGCAATGGGCGGAAGATTTCGACATGGAGACGGTCTTCGACAGCCCTGCCCACCGGCTCCTGCGCGATGGGGATACCCGCGTCGTTCTGTTTCGTGCTGGGGTGATCTGCTTCTTCGAGGCCGGCCCAGCGCTCCAAGCCCGCGTCATCGCGAGGATACAGAGCACGTTCCAGCCCATTCCCGAGCCCCACGTGGAGGAACTGCCCATTCGCCTGGGCGAGCGGGACGGGGTCAGCCGCGACGGCGTGGTCTTGAAGGCCTGGGATGATGAGCGCCTGCTCCTCGTGGCTCTGCGCCTCGCCCAGAGCCTTGCCCTGGAATTGCACGAGGAGGCCGTCGAGGCCCTCCTCGAGACCACCCTGAATCTGCTGTCGGAGGTGACGCGTAGCGGCCGTCTGCCCGGTCGTCGGGGGAGTCACCTGCGCTTTCTGGCGTCCACCTCGGCCACACGCACGGAAATCCTGTCGCGTCTGGCGGTGCTGGACAATCCCGACATCGTCTGGGAGACCCCCGGGCTCGAACTGCTGTCCCGCGAGCTCTCGGCAGATCTGGAGCTGACCAGCCGTTTCCGCGCCCTGGACGAAAAGCTGGACGCCATCCGCGAGGGTCTGGAGGTCATCGTCGTCGCCAGCCGGCATAATCGCGAGACCATCCTCGAGTGGATCATCATCATCCTCATCGCCCTCGAAGCGCTGATCATGCTCATGGGCAAGGGGGTATGA
- a CDS encoding YraN family protein, with the protein MPSPRQQRGSQAEDRAQALLEAQGLRVAARNFLCRSGEIDLIAEDGETLVFVEVRSRAHDRQGGAAASVNLRKQRRLIRAAEYYLLRHPEQRLRPCRFDVIALDADREADWIRDAFRVESR; encoded by the coding sequence ATGCCATCGCCGCGGCAGCAACGGGGCAGTCAGGCCGAGGACCGCGCCCAGGCGCTCTTGGAGGCCCAGGGCTTGCGCGTGGCGGCACGCAATTTCCTCTGCCGAAGCGGTGAAATCGACCTCATTGCTGAGGATGGTGAGACCTTGGTATTCGTGGAGGTCCGCAGTCGGGCCCACGATCGCCAGGGAGGAGCCGCCGCCTCCGTCAATCTACGCAAGCAAAGGCGGCTGATTCGCGCGGCCGAATATTACCTGCTGCGCCACCCGGAGCAGCGCCTGCGTCCCTGCCGCTTTGACGTCATCGCCCTGGATGCGGATCGGGAAGCCGACTGGATCCGCGATGCCTTTCGGGTGGAGAGCCGATGA
- a CDS encoding pilus assembly protein TadG-related protein: MANSRSNQQRDGARRRWRFLPHRPRGESGQAAIVAVLLIPAAIAGVLLVFNTGQVTANKLKVQNAADAAAYAAMDLQARQMNLDAYLNRAMLTNQIAMGQAVSIVSWSRYVGHVGENIKYPFAIYKGIAHLIDIFLPGVGSALAQGLDGYQKLIEVAAKTAKISGEAYGTYIGVGNLYDALYAGASQAFNLALGESTPKGAVQQTVVQVVKLNAGPNARVLNYDSVTGYATLIAPYWNARRNYVTDWGGNADAGGRDPGGRPRMASMIMEGSRDFVKKRDHDVGFPLSFSFTTFGLPPGVRAGTYKGGGSQLAMDASGNYVWSGADTISTGIDVRGFCGRIFPRPCWQNIYSQSWGWGGAWSEPALGTFNYYRSDFRNRNWSYPYMEQNSAVPKSLTSRAGVVYRNDWSRDGRGMNQVVRDYSGKLLTDSLPDFGVGRGAHNHKGIARYRDLKWQTTDSSGKSVTRDQVDLTDTAPRYVVVVDLPRNNVRDSATALGISHDPDANNPRLGWLNMHLETQGAGRNPGVRAAAAAQVYFRRPAELWPRRIDGLDERANLFSPFWTVRLVDLTAQERALVLALNQAE, from the coding sequence ATGGCGAACAGCAGGAGCAACCAACAACGTGACGGAGCACGGCGCCGGTGGCGCTTTCTGCCCCACAGACCCCGCGGCGAATCGGGCCAGGCGGCCATCGTCGCCGTACTCCTCATACCCGCCGCCATCGCCGGGGTCCTCCTCGTCTTCAACACCGGCCAAGTCACCGCCAACAAGCTCAAGGTCCAGAACGCCGCCGACGCCGCCGCCTACGCCGCCATGGACCTTCAGGCCCGGCAAATGAACCTCGACGCCTACCTCAACCGCGCCATGCTCACTAACCAAATCGCCATGGGGCAGGCGGTGAGTATCGTCTCTTGGTCCCGTTACGTGGGCCACGTCGGGGAAAACATCAAATATCCCTTTGCCATCTATAAAGGGATCGCTCACCTCATCGACATATTCCTTCCCGGGGTCGGGAGCGCTCTGGCCCAAGGCCTCGATGGCTACCAAAAACTCATCGAAGTCGCGGCCAAGACGGCCAAAATCTCGGGCGAAGCTTATGGGACATATATCGGCGTCGGAAACCTGTATGATGCGCTGTATGCCGGTGCCTCTCAGGCGTTCAATCTCGCTTTAGGGGAATCCACGCCAAAAGGGGCGGTCCAGCAGACCGTTGTCCAGGTCGTCAAGCTCAATGCCGGTCCCAACGCGCGCGTGCTCAATTACGACTCCGTCACGGGCTACGCGACCCTCATCGCGCCCTACTGGAACGCGCGGCGCAATTACGTCACGGATTGGGGCGGAAATGCGGATGCTGGTGGCAGAGACCCCGGTGGCCGCCCCCGCATGGCCAGCATGATCATGGAAGGTTCGCGAGACTTCGTAAAAAAACGCGACCACGATGTGGGTTTCCCCCTTTCCTTTTCCTTCACCACTTTCGGTCTTCCGCCGGGTGTCCGGGCGGGTACCTACAAGGGCGGTGGAAGCCAGCTCGCCATGGATGCCAGCGGCAACTACGTGTGGTCCGGTGCGGATACCATCAGCACTGGGATCGACGTAAGGGGTTTCTGTGGCAGGATCTTTCCAAGACCGTGTTGGCAAAACATCTACAGTCAATCTTGGGGCTGGGGTGGCGCGTGGTCCGAACCAGCGCTCGGGACTTTCAATTACTACCGATCGGACTTCCGAAATAGAAACTGGTCTTACCCCTATATGGAACAAAACAGCGCAGTTCCGAAAAGTTTAACGTCCAGAGCAGGCGTGGTCTACCGAAACGACTGGTCCCGGGATGGGCGAGGCATGAATCAGGTCGTCCGGGACTACTCCGGAAAGTTGCTTACCGACAGCTTACCGGATTTCGGAGTAGGCCGTGGCGCCCACAACCACAAAGGGATCGCCCGCTATCGAGACCTGAAATGGCAAACCACCGACTCGTCCGGCAAATCCGTCACGCGAGATCAGGTGGACCTTACGGACACCGCGCCCCGTTACGTGGTCGTAGTGGATCTTCCCAGGAATAACGTCCGCGACTCGGCCACAGCCTTGGGCATCAGCCACGATCCCGACGCCAATAACCCGCGCCTTGGGTGGCTTAACATGCACCTCGAGACCCAAGGTGCCGGCAGAAATCCGGGCGTGCGCGCTGCCGCCGCCGCTCAGGTCTATTTCCGCCGCCCGGCTGAACTCTGGCCACGACGTATTGATGGCCTCGACGAGCGCGCCAATCTTTTTAGCCCCTTCTGGACGGTGCGCCTCGTCGATCTGACCGCTCAAGAGAGAGCTTTGGTTCTCGCGCTCAATCAGGCGGAGTGA
- a CDS encoding FAD-binding oxidoreductase, whose protein sequence is MSEIANTIAALRAALGPDRACDDPQTRELYATDDTPGRCLPEVVLFPHSHSEVQAIVALARRHHLPLVARGAGSGNVGGAQPVPGSAVVSFECMQRILDYVPAERRITVEAGCITGALQAHVERDGLFYPPDPGSSPYCRIGGNLAMNAAGPHAVKYGVTRDYVLGLRAVTGTGETLCTGVRTSKGVVGYDLTRLLVGSEGTLALITEVSLRLLPKPEGRATLRAAFASTASACAAVARIMAQSVTPSALEFMDAHALAAVRGMGAATDLPAASQALLLVEVDGDRATLARQVEAMRSALDGPGLLQCDDAQAPDAIARLWQARKALSPATKAMAPLKINEDVVVPVTQLAALLEAIEAIARKERLQIVSFGHAGNGNLHVNFLVDPSDAGLMARAHEGLRSLFRKVLALGGTLSGEHGIGSVKRDFVSLELSPESLALQRSIRRLFDPDGILNPGKLFPAD, encoded by the coding sequence GTGAGCGAGATCGCCAACACCATTGCTGCCCTGCGCGCAGCCCTGGGTCCCGACCGTGCCTGTGACGACCCACAGACCCGCGAACTCTACGCCACCGACGACACGCCCGGGCGCTGCCTGCCGGAGGTGGTGCTGTTTCCCCACAGCCACAGCGAGGTGCAGGCCATCGTTGCCCTCGCCCGCCGCCACCACCTGCCTCTGGTGGCACGCGGTGCGGGTTCCGGTAATGTCGGTGGGGCGCAGCCCGTGCCCGGGAGCGCGGTGGTGAGCTTCGAGTGCATGCAGCGCATCCTGGACTACGTTCCCGCAGAGCGTCGCATCACGGTGGAGGCGGGTTGCATCACCGGAGCCCTCCAGGCGCACGTGGAGCGCGATGGTCTGTTCTACCCGCCGGATCCCGGCAGCAGTCCCTACTGCCGTATCGGCGGCAACCTGGCCATGAATGCGGCGGGCCCCCATGCCGTCAAGTACGGCGTGACTCGGGACTACGTGCTCGGCCTGCGCGCCGTCACCGGCACCGGAGAGACCCTCTGCACCGGCGTGCGCACCAGCAAAGGGGTGGTGGGCTACGACCTGACCCGCCTTTTGGTGGGCAGCGAGGGTACCCTTGCCCTCATCACCGAGGTCAGTCTGCGCCTGCTCCCCAAACCCGAGGGCCGCGCCACCCTGCGTGCCGCCTTTGCCAGCACCGCCAGCGCCTGCGCGGCGGTGGCCCGGATCATGGCCCAGTCGGTCACCCCCAGCGCCCTGGAATTCATGGACGCGCACGCCCTTGCGGCCGTGCGCGGAATGGGCGCCGCCACCGACCTCCCGGCCGCGAGCCAGGCCCTGTTACTGGTGGAAGTGGACGGGGACCGTGCGACCCTAGCGCGCCAGGTTGAGGCCATGCGCTCGGCCCTGGACGGACCCGGCCTGCTGCAGTGCGATGACGCGCAGGCGCCCGACGCCATCGCCCGGTTGTGGCAAGCCCGCAAGGCCCTGTCACCAGCCACCAAGGCCATGGCGCCGCTGAAAATCAATGAGGACGTGGTCGTGCCCGTGACCCAACTGGCCGCACTGCTGGAGGCCATCGAAGCAATTGCCCGCAAGGAGCGATTGCAGATCGTCAGCTTCGGCCACGCAGGCAACGGAAATCTACACGTGAACTTTCTGGTGGACCCCAGCGATGCCGGGCTCATGGCCCGCGCCCACGAGGGTCTGCGCAGTCTTTTTCGTAAGGTCCTGGCGCTGGGCGGGACCCTGTCCGGAGAGCACGGCATCGGCAGCGTCAAACGCGACTTCGTCTCCCTGGAGCTATCCCCCGAAAGCCTCGCCCTGCAACGATCCATTCGCCGACTCTTCGACCCGGACGGCATTCTCAACCCCGGCAAACTGTTTCCTGCGGACTGA